One stretch of Miscanthus floridulus cultivar M001 chromosome 18, ASM1932011v1, whole genome shotgun sequence DNA includes these proteins:
- the LOC136522108 gene encoding exocyst complex component EXO70B2-like has product MPSIFEEQQQEEGELFPDHGLVDLDLDMPSIFEEQEEEEEGGEGEEEAEAVSSVPDGQFQFARFIQETMLKMLSFVDVIVAMAIDPNGNNGVSALYQMLNVLLPVRGALSEALSEMGEVSFLPAPPSWEVERLLRAKNGNARDAIWSTMERIRTLILLEGIQTPHGTSDIHKTTRSVMGYINFLLNNYSTLHPIVSETAGLVKRVHQNGGHQHLDSMAMEITSCLEEELANISESFPDQGLRFLFLLNNSDLMRERLQDNSLNSSIQARVAALLSKVERYMERYLQVSWAPLLTCLFDPTPLCLFGYSLALPKFESELQKTYTTQKSWKVPDPELRTRLRTAIIDKIIPVYTKYVEDNKSTNPKISPQELEEMLQELFEG; this is encoded by the coding sequence ATGCCTAGTATTTTTGAGGAACAACAACAAGAAGAAGGAGAATTATTTCCGGATCACGGCCTCGTGGACCTGGACCTGGACATGCCTAGTATTTTTgaggaacaagaagaagaagaagaaggaggagaaggagaagaagaggctgAGGCTGTGAGTTCAGTTCCGGATGGTCAATTCCAGTTTGCACGGTTTATCCAAGAAACCATGTTGAAAATGCTCTCTTTTGTTGACGTCATAGTTGCTATGGCTATAGATCCCAATGGCAATAATGGGGTCTCGGCACTATACCAGATGCTGAATGTCCTGCTGCCTGTGCGCGGTGCTCTGTCCGAAGCCTTATCTGAGATGGGAGAGGTGTCATTCCTCCCGGCACCGCCCTCTTGGGAAGTTGAAAGGTTGTTGCGTGCAAAGAATGGCAATGCACGCGATGCCATATGGAGCACAATGGAGCGGATTAGGACTCTTATCTTGTTGGAGGGCATTCAAACTCCACATGGAACATCGGACATTCACAAGACGACCCGGTCAGTAATGGGCTATATCAACTTCCTGCTGAATAACTACTCGACATTGCATCCAATTGTATCTGAAACAGCTGGTCTTGTTAAGCGAGTACATCAGAATGGAGGCCATCAACATTTGGACAGCATGGCCATGGAGATCACGTCCTGTCTAGAAGAAGAGCTTGCCAACATTTCAGAATCATTTCCAGACCAAGGTCTCAGGTTCTTATTCTTGCTCAACAACTCAGATTTAATGCGGGAGAGGCTCCaggacaacagtttgaactcttCTATCCAAGCCCGTGTGGCAGCCCTCTTATCTAAAGTCGAGCGCTACATGGAGAGGTATCTACAAGTGTCTTGGGCACCGTTGTTGACGTGCTTGTTCGATCCTACACCTCTTTGCTTGTTCGGTTACTCACTGGCCCTCCCCAAGTTCGAGTCTGAACTTCAGAAGACGTACACCACTCAAAAGTCGTGGAAGGTCCCAGATCCTGAGCTGAGGACAAGACTTCGCACAGCTATCATCGACAAAATCATTCCGGTCTACACAAAATACGTAGAGGATAACAAAAGTACCAACCCAAAAATCAGTCCCCAGGAGCTGGAAGAGATGCTGCAAGAGCTATTCGAAGGATGA